The Roseococcus microcysteis genome contains a region encoding:
- the pdxY gene encoding pyridoxal kinase PdxY: MNILSIQSWVAYGHVGNASAMFPLQRLGAEVWGIHTVQFSNHTGYGAWRGQVFEAGLVRDCVQGIEERGAMARCDAVLSGYMGGAEIGEAILDAVARAKAANPGALYCCDPVIGDVGRGVFVRPGIPEFLRDAAIPRADIATPNRFELEWLTGRQVTDLASAKAAIAELQAMGPRCVLLTSFDADDAEGIAMLAAEGGRFWRVTTPLLPLNVNGAGDAIAALFLFHRLRSGAAEVALSAAASSIFGLLRRTAEAGSREILTVAAQEEFVAPSRVFAVEEV; encoded by the coding sequence ATGAACATCCTCTCCATCCAGTCCTGGGTGGCCTACGGCCATGTGGGCAATGCCTCCGCGATGTTTCCCCTCCAGCGGCTCGGCGCCGAGGTCTGGGGCATCCACACCGTCCAGTTCAGCAACCACACGGGCTATGGCGCCTGGCGCGGCCAGGTGTTCGAGGCCGGGCTGGTGCGCGACTGCGTGCAGGGCATCGAGGAACGCGGCGCCATGGCGCGCTGCGACGCGGTGCTGTCGGGCTACATGGGCGGTGCCGAGATCGGCGAGGCCATCCTGGACGCGGTGGCCCGCGCCAAGGCCGCCAACCCCGGCGCTCTCTATTGCTGCGACCCCGTCATCGGCGATGTGGGCCGCGGCGTCTTCGTCCGCCCCGGCATTCCGGAATTCCTGCGCGACGCGGCCATTCCGCGCGCCGACATCGCCACCCCCAACCGCTTCGAGCTGGAATGGCTGACGGGGCGCCAGGTGACCGACCTCGCCTCCGCCAAGGCCGCCATCGCGGAATTGCAGGCCATGGGCCCGCGCTGCGTGCTGCTGACCAGCTTCGACGCGGATGATGCGGAGGGCATCGCCATGCTGGCCGCCGAGGGCGGGCGCTTCTGGCGCGTCACCACGCCGCTGCTGCCGCTGAACGTGAACGGGGCGGGGGATGCCATCGCGGCCCTCTTCCTGTTCCACCGGCTGCGGAGCGGTGCGGCGGAGGTGGCGCTGTCGGCCGCCGCCTCCAGCATCTTCGGCCTGCTGCGGCGGACGGCCGAGGCGGGCTCGCGCGAAATCCTGACCGTGGCGGCGCAGGAGGAGTTCGTGGCGCCCAGCCGGGTCTTCGCGGTGGAAGAGGTTTAA
- a CDS encoding lipid-binding SYLF domain-containing protein encodes MNLSRRQFPLLAAGAGLLASAPLARDAAAATGPEISRDVAEAERRLRAMDNTGPLFSQAQAVLIFPRIIQGGFIVGGQYGEGALRRGATHQGYYRIVGASFGLQAGAQTSGLAMFFMTEAALRALDNADGWEIGTGPSVVALDRGLQANVTSTTLAEPVYAITFGQQGLMAALALNGTKITRFTPER; translated from the coding sequence ATGAACCTTTCCCGACGCCAATTCCCCCTTCTCGCCGCGGGTGCCGGGCTGCTGGCCAGCGCGCCGCTGGCCCGTGACGCCGCCGCCGCCACCGGCCCCGAGATCAGCCGCGACGTGGCCGAGGCGGAGCGCCGCCTGCGCGCCATGGACAACACCGGCCCGCTCTTCTCGCAGGCGCAGGCCGTGCTGATCTTCCCGCGCATCATCCAGGGCGGCTTCATCGTGGGCGGCCAGTATGGCGAGGGCGCGCTGCGCCGCGGCGCCACGCACCAGGGCTACTACCGCATCGTCGGCGCCTCCTTCGGCCTGCAGGCCGGCGCGCAGACCTCGGGCCTCGCCATGTTCTTCATGACCGAGGCCGCGCTGCGCGCGCTGGACAATGCCGATGGCTGGGAAATCGGCACGGGCCCCTCGGTGGTGGCGCTGGACCGTGGCCTGCAGGCCAACGTGACCTCGACCACGCTGGCCGAGCCCGTCTATGCCATCACCTTCGGCCAGCAGGGCCTGATGGCGGCGCTGGCGCTGAACGGCACCAAGATCACGCGCTTCACGCCGGAGCGGTGA
- a CDS encoding sigma-70 family RNA polymerase sigma factor, with the protein MPLPQDDQAEANMVASAPEVSFHDLLVAALPALRQQALALTRNRADADDLVQTSVSSALAAQTSFQPGTNFGAWMARILRNRFLSNMRRRREIVDIEDAPASLLARSGGQEEGLAIQQLRHLIGKLPADHRLVLIMISVQGLSYEEASEQLDVPVGTLKCRVSRARAMLRRWLLGDDEAPKPRVAAPKTRTRASVPSHALSALPAAPVMAKLGRDKAGAQLERR; encoded by the coding sequence ATGCCCCTCCCTCAGGACGACCAGGCCGAGGCCAACATGGTCGCTTCCGCACCCGAGGTCAGCTTCCATGACCTTCTTGTCGCCGCCCTGCCCGCCCTGCGGCAGCAGGCTCTGGCGCTGACGCGCAACCGCGCCGATGCCGATGACCTGGTGCAGACCAGCGTCAGCAGCGCGCTGGCCGCGCAGACCTCCTTCCAGCCCGGCACGAATTTCGGCGCCTGGATGGCGCGCATCCTGCGCAACCGCTTCCTGTCCAACATGCGCCGCCGGCGCGAGATCGTGGACATCGAGGACGCGCCCGCCTCCCTGCTCGCCCGCAGCGGCGGCCAGGAGGAAGGGCTGGCCATCCAGCAGCTTCGCCACCTGATCGGCAAGCTGCCGGCGGATCATCGCCTCGTCCTCATCATGATCTCGGTCCAGGGCCTTTCCTACGAGGAAGCCTCGGAGCAGCTCGACGTGCCCGTGGGCACGCTGAAGTGCCGCGTGTCCCGCGCGCGCGCCATGCTGCGCCGCTGGCTGCTGGGCGATGACGAGGCCCCCAAGCCCCGCGTCGCCGCACCCAAGACCCGCACGCGCGCTTCCGTGCCTTCTCATGCGCTCTCCGCTTTGCCCGCGGCCCCTGTCATGGCTAAGCTTGGCCGTGATAAGGCTGGGGCACAGCTGGAGCGGCGGTGA
- a CDS encoding RNA polymerase sigma factor, producing MGEETVAAPDEATFRAALVALMPALRGYGRALSGSVAAADELVQETLLRALSSERRMTEVGELRAWVFTILRHAWLSGLRAGRRLTPLEEGMEGVAGPTDSLALDDLARAMRTLPAPQREAVVLMGAQGMSATEAAQICGVPEGTMRARLSRARSALRRALEPRLRTPPGV from the coding sequence ATGGGGGAGGAAACGGTCGCCGCCCCCGACGAGGCCACTTTCCGCGCGGCGCTGGTGGCGCTGATGCCCGCGTTGCGCGGCTATGGGCGGGCGCTGAGCGGCTCCGTCGCCGCCGCGGATGAGCTGGTGCAGGAGACGCTGCTGCGCGCCCTGTCCAGCGAACGCCGCATGACGGAGGTGGGGGAGCTGCGCGCCTGGGTCTTCACCATATTGCGCCACGCCTGGCTGTCCGGCCTGCGGGCGGGACGGCGGCTGACACCATTGGAAGAAGGGATGGAGGGTGTGGCCGGGCCGACGGACAGCCTGGCCCTGGATGACCTGGCGCGCGCCATGCGCACCCTGCCCGCCCCGCAGCGCGAGGCGGTGGTGCTGATGGGGGCCCAAGGCATGTCCGCCACCGAGGCCGCGCAGATCTGCGGCGTGCCGGAGGGCACCATGCGCGCACGCCTCAGCCGTGCGCGGAGCGCCTTGCGGCGCGCGCTCGAGCCTCGGTTGCGGACCCCTCCAGGTGTTTGA
- a CDS encoding PhyR family response regulator anti-anti-sigma factor: MSATQQELIAALPYARRFARALTGSQGEGDGLVGRAIPRMPQDMPPRLGFYAAITQLMRDHPQRDAPGLTLVQRQLLLLTALEEVTLADAARVLDMTPEQAADEVRQARHDLRQVAATDILIIEDEPVIAMDLQMLVQGCGHRVAGVAMTEREAVRLAGERPVGLILADVNLGRGGSGISAVRTIMESTTTPVIFVTAYPELLLTAEGIEPAFIVRKPFDPLSLAIATYQAVHAGRVPIP; encoded by the coding sequence ATGAGCGCCACCCAGCAGGAGCTGATCGCGGCCTTGCCCTATGCCCGCCGTTTCGCCCGCGCGCTCACCGGCAGCCAGGGGGAGGGCGATGGGCTGGTGGGCCGCGCCATCCCGCGCATGCCCCAGGACATGCCGCCGCGGCTGGGCTTCTACGCCGCCATCACCCAGCTCATGCGCGACCACCCGCAGCGCGATGCGCCGGGGCTGACGCTGGTGCAGCGCCAGCTCCTGCTGCTGACGGCGCTGGAGGAGGTCACGCTGGCCGACGCCGCCCGCGTGCTGGACATGACGCCCGAGCAGGCCGCCGACGAGGTGCGCCAGGCCCGGCACGATCTGCGCCAGGTGGCCGCCACCGACATCCTCATCATCGAGGATGAGCCGGTGATCGCCATGGACCTGCAGATGCTGGTGCAGGGCTGCGGCCACCGCGTGGCCGGTGTGGCCATGACCGAGCGCGAGGCGGTGCGCCTGGCCGGCGAACGCCCCGTGGGGTTGATCCTGGCCGATGTGAACCTCGGCCGGGGCGGTAGCGGCATCTCGGCCGTGCGGACCATCATGGAGAGCACGACCACGCCCGTGATCTTCGTGACCGCCTATCCTGAGTTGCTGCTGACGGCCGAGGGCATCGAGCCCGCCTTCATCGTCCGCAAGCCCTTCGACCCGCTGAGCCTCGCCATCGCGACCTACCAGGCGGTCCATGCCGGGCGCGTGCCCATTCCGTGA
- a CDS encoding CsbD family protein gives MNSDTIKGNWKQLTGKAKEQWGKLTDDDLTVIEGKRDQLIGRIQERYGVARDEAEAQVKSWESKF, from the coding sequence ATGAACAGCGACACCATCAAGGGCAACTGGAAGCAGCTGACCGGCAAGGCCAAGGAGCAGTGGGGCAAGCTGACCGATGACGACCTGACGGTCATCGAGGGCAAGCGCGACCAGCTGATCGGGCGCATCCAGGAGCGCTATGGCGTGGCCCGCGACGAGGCCGAGGCCCAGGTGAAGAGCTGGGAAAGCAAGTTCTGA
- a CDS encoding DUF1328 domain-containing protein, which translates to MLAWSITFLVVALIAGVLGFGGIASTATGIARILFFVFLVLFAVSLLTGRGVTL; encoded by the coding sequence ATGCTGGCTTGGAGCATCACTTTTCTCGTCGTGGCCCTCATCGCCGGGGTCCTCGGCTTCGGCGGCATCGCATCCACGGCGACCGGCATCGCGCGCATCCTGTTCTTCGTGTTCCTGGTGTTGTTCGCGGTGTCCCTGCTGACCGGCCGCGGCGTCACGCTCTGA
- a CDS encoding metallophosphoesterase family protein → MTHRLAHLSDLHFGEADPARVAEMAADVRAASPDAVVISGDLTRRAQPQEFEAAFTFLAGLDAPLLVVPGNHDIPHSALWERFMAPKRRWRAARLTAPAERLDLDHARLIGLDTVSRAQWHVDWSAGAVPQHRLERLEAALTVGRGKPTLVVCHHPLVHGAWARRRRTPRGAEATIRVLRRENVAGLLCGHLHRAEVTPLGAEPGAPCQVMAPSAFSPRGVSAVNGWNLIEWEEGRLRVTTREVTNRGWRERVVEAA, encoded by the coding sequence ATGACCCATCGCCTCGCCCATCTCTCCGACCTGCATTTCGGCGAGGCCGATCCCGCGCGCGTGGCCGAGATGGCGGCCGATGTGCGGGCCGCCTCCCCCGACGCGGTGGTCATCAGCGGCGACCTCACGCGCCGCGCCCAGCCGCAGGAGTTCGAAGCGGCCTTCACCTTCCTGGCCGGGCTCGACGCGCCGCTGCTGGTGGTGCCCGGCAATCACGACATCCCGCATTCCGCGCTGTGGGAACGCTTCATGGCGCCCAAGCGGCGCTGGCGCGCGGCGCGGCTGACGGCGCCGGCCGAGCGGCTGGATCTCGACCATGCGCGCCTCATCGGCCTCGACACGGTCAGCCGCGCGCAATGGCATGTGGACTGGTCGGCCGGCGCGGTGCCGCAGCACAGGCTCGAAAGGTTGGAAGCGGCGCTGACGGTGGGGCGCGGCAAGCCGACCCTCGTGGTCTGCCATCACCCGCTGGTGCATGGCGCCTGGGCGCGCCGGCGGCGCACGCCCCGCGGGGCCGAGGCCACCATCCGGGTGCTGCGGCGAGAGAATGTCGCGGGGCTGCTCTGCGGCCATCTGCACCGCGCCGAGGTCACGCCCCTGGGGGCCGAGCCGGGCGCGCCCTGTCAGGTGATGGCGCCGAGCGCCTTCTCCCCGCGCGGCGTCTCCGCGGTGAATGGGTGGAATTTGATCGAGTGGGAGGAAGGCAGGCTGCGTGTCACCACGCGCGAGGTGACGAACCGGGGTTGGCGGGAACGGGTGGTGGAGGCCGCGTGA
- a CDS encoding diacylglycerol/lipid kinase family protein, producing the protein MTAPPPEAPPGPVTSWPACLIVNPRAGNLSAMDDPGPQLAATLRAAGFAVEDPDAGADLDTQWARAEGARIVFVAGGDGTLRDAAARLRGTGRYLAPLPGGTLNRLCTRLDLPNDPVAAAALYAAAAPGLIDTATANGEVFLYQLIIGRATRLMRFREMQRGGGAGGWWPLVQALLRALTRPFPRELWVRLGPAARQTGQAVIVTLPEPNRPTGLLLHVARPAGAVARLRQAWRWFRGKLGEDAEVSEREVARVAVHGRQDGVRMSLDGEMRLARTPVRVNLHKRALSVLVVPPQRPQDGERAAPPPGVPA; encoded by the coding sequence ATGACCGCCCCGCCCCCCGAGGCACCGCCCGGCCCCGTCACGTCCTGGCCCGCCTGCCTCATCGTGAATCCGCGTGCCGGCAACCTCTCGGCCATGGATGATCCGGGGCCACAGCTCGCGGCCACGCTGCGCGCGGCGGGCTTCGCCGTGGAGGATCCGGACGCGGGCGCCGACCTCGACACGCAATGGGCGCGGGCGGAGGGCGCGCGCATCGTCTTCGTGGCCGGTGGCGACGGCACGTTGCGCGATGCGGCGGCGCGGCTGCGCGGCACGGGGCGCTACCTCGCCCCCCTGCCCGGCGGCACGCTGAACCGGCTCTGCACGCGGCTCGATCTGCCCAATGACCCTGTGGCCGCCGCGGCGCTCTACGCCGCCGCCGCGCCGGGTCTGATCGACACGGCCACCGCCAATGGCGAGGTGTTTCTCTACCAGCTCATCATCGGCCGCGCGACGCGGCTGATGCGTTTCCGCGAGATGCAGCGCGGCGGCGGCGCGGGCGGCTGGTGGCCGCTGGTGCAGGCGCTGCTGCGCGCGCTGACCCGCCCCTTCCCGCGCGAGCTCTGGGTGCGGCTTGGCCCCGCCGCGCGGCAGACGGGCCAGGCCGTGATCGTCACCCTGCCCGAGCCCAACCGTCCCACCGGGCTGCTGCTGCATGTGGCGCGTCCCGCCGGGGCCGTGGCACGGCTGCGCCAGGCCTGGCGCTGGTTCCGCGGCAAGCTCGGCGAGGATGCCGAGGTGTCCGAACGCGAAGTCGCCCGTGTGGCCGTGCATGGCCGCCAGGACGGCGTGCGGATGAGTCTGGATGGCGAGATGCGCCTCGCGCGCACCCCCGTCCGCGTCAACCTTCACAAGCGGGCGTTGTCCGTCCTGGTGGTGCCGCCGCAGCGGCCGCAGGATGGCGAGAGGGCGGCGCCCCCACCGGGAGTTCCGGCATGA
- a CDS encoding PRC-barrel domain-containing protein, with amino-acid sequence MRRNILTPAVLASALLVAPMLAHGQTQTTPPGGGPTTTPTAPQAATPGQPAPPTAGTSPGMTPGGAIGQTPGGTTPGTSPGTTAPTAGMTAPGTTAGAGAAFPAGSAVMARPRMSQIIGANVYNDENNSIGSVDDIILVPPAGAAAAGAAAGAGRGPLAVIQVGGFLGLGGRLVAVPLTDLQWNAERERVMLPGATRDGLRERPEFNYDSVRTGSR; translated from the coding sequence ATGCGACGCAACATCCTGACGCCGGCCGTTCTGGCCTCCGCCCTGCTCGTGGCGCCGATGCTGGCCCATGGCCAGACGCAGACGACGCCTCCCGGTGGCGGCCCGACCACGACCCCGACCGCCCCGCAGGCCGCGACCCCCGGCCAGCCCGCCCCGCCGACGGCCGGCACCTCGCCTGGCATGACGCCGGGTGGCGCCATCGGCCAGACGCCCGGCGGCACCACGCCCGGCACCTCCCCCGGCACGACCGCCCCCACGGCGGGCATGACGGCCCCCGGCACGACCGCCGGCGCCGGCGCCGCCTTCCCGGCCGGTTCGGCCGTCATGGCGCGTCCGCGGATGAGCCAGATCATCGGCGCGAACGTCTACAATGACGAGAACAACAGCATCGGTTCGGTGGATGACATCATCCTGGTGCCGCCCGCGGGTGCCGCGGCCGCTGGTGCCGCCGCGGGTGCGGGCCGTGGTCCGCTGGCCGTGATCCAGGTGGGTGGCTTCCTGGGCCTGGGTGGCCGCCTGGTCGCCGTGCCGCTGACGGACCTGCAGTGGAACGCCGAGCGTGAGCGCGTCATGCTGCCGGGTGCGACCCGCGACGGCCTGCGCGAGCGTCCGGAGTTCAACTACGACAGCGTGCGCACCGGCAGCCGCTGA
- a CDS encoding phage holin family protein, which translates to MARSAAFAAVAGVFGLFMLALLHLAAVVWLAEDHGELRAVLYVAAADAVIAGLFLLVARRNKYRRVADEALEIRRDSLRMVRHSSPVNEVTNLVPWRGLAVGLAGRVGVGIGRKLLFAVFALIFGRRRRRR; encoded by the coding sequence ATGGCCCGGTCCGCCGCTTTTGCGGCGGTCGCGGGGGTGTTCGGCCTGTTCATGCTCGCCCTGCTCCATCTCGCGGCGGTGGTGTGGCTCGCCGAGGATCACGGGGAGTTGCGGGCGGTACTCTATGTCGCCGCCGCCGATGCGGTGATCGCGGGGCTCTTCCTCCTCGTGGCGCGGCGCAACAAGTATCGGCGCGTGGCCGATGAGGCGCTGGAGATCCGGCGCGACAGCCTGCGGATGGTGCGGCATTCCTCGCCCGTGAACGAGGTGACGAACCTGGTTCCCTGGCGTGGTCTGGCCGTGGGCCTCGCCGGCCGGGTCGGCGTGGGGATCGGGCGGAAACTTCTCTTCGCCGTCTTCGCGCTGATCTTCGGGCGTCGGCGTAGGCGCCGCTGA
- a CDS encoding Dps family protein, translating to MSTTKKSPAANDAAGGIAAALTGYVADTYVLMAKTQACHWNATGPGFIGMHQLTEAQYKELFLAVDELAERLRALGEPAPRSLNAMLDLATLDELEDKVDVAGAYRTLADDNTKIAVRARELAEAAEEAEDIATHDMLVHRIEVHEKAAWLLRSHVA from the coding sequence ATGAGCACGACGAAGAAGAGCCCCGCCGCCAATGACGCGGCGGGGGGCATCGCCGCCGCCCTCACCGGCTATGTCGCCGACACCTATGTGCTGATGGCCAAGACCCAGGCCTGCCATTGGAACGCGACGGGCCCGGGCTTCATCGGCATGCACCAGCTGACCGAGGCGCAGTACAAGGAGCTGTTCCTCGCCGTGGACGAGTTGGCCGAGCGCCTGCGCGCGCTGGGCGAGCCCGCCCCGCGCAGCCTGAACGCGATGCTGGACCTCGCCACGCTCGATGAGCTGGAGGACAAGGTGGACGTGGCCGGTGCCTACCGCACCCTGGCCGACGACAACACCAAGATCGCCGTCCGCGCGCGCGAACTGGCCGAAGCCGCCGAGGAGGCGGAGGACATCGCGACCCACGACATGCTCGTCCACCGCATCGAGGTGCACGAGAAGGCGGCCTGGCTGCTGCGCAGCCACGTCGCCTGA